DNA sequence from the Gordonia polyisoprenivorans genome:
GCGACGCGCAGCGACGGCTGCCCCACGACGAGATCGACGAGCTGTCGGCGAGCGGGCTGCTCGCCATCACCGTGCCGGCCCGATTCGGTGGGCCCGACCTGGCGCCGAGCGTGGTCGCCGATGTGACCCGCATCCTCGCCGCCGCGGATCCCAACATCGCGCAGATTCCGCACAGTCACTTCGTCTATCTGAACCTGCTGCGGCTCGCAGCGTCGGAAGAGTTGGCACGCAAGCACTTCGACGCCGTGCTGCGCGGCGGCCGGGTGGCCAACGCGCAATCCGAGCGCGGCGGTAAGACGATCGCCGACATCTCCACCACGCTCGTCGCCGACGGTCCAGGCCGGTTCCGTCTCGACGGCGAGAAGTTCTATGCCACCGGCTCGTTGTTCGCCGACACGCTGGCCGTGCTGGCCCGTCACGACGCCGACGAACACCTCGACGGCGGTGAGTACGTGGCGTTCATCCCCGCCGACGCGCCCGGGGTGGAGCTCGTCGACGACTGGGATGCCCTGGGGCAGAAGACCACCGGCTCGGGAACGGTGCGGCTGCGGGGTGTCGCCGTCGATGCCGCAGACCTCGTCGCCCGTGCGCCCGCGGTCTCCCGGCCCACCGGATACGGTGCGTTCGCCCAGTTGCTGCACGTCGCGATCGACGTCGGCATCGCACGCGGCGCCCTCGACACCGCCGTCGAGTTCGCGCGCACCAGTGCCCGACCGTGGTTCGAGGCCGGTGTCGAGCGGGCCGTCGACGATCCGCTGTTGGTGCAACGATTCGGTGAGCTCGGCGTCGACCTCATCACCGCCGAGGCGACCCTCGACGCCGCCGGACGTGCGGTCGACCGGGCCACCGGGTTCACCCCGAGCGACGCCGCCACCGCCGACGGTGATGACGCTCATCTGGGCGCGGTCGCCGACGCGTCGATCGCGGTGGCCGCGGCCAAGGTCGTCGCCGACCGCGTCGCCACCGGCATCGGATCAGCGCTGTTCGAGGTGGGCGGCACCCGCAGCGCTGCTGCCGGCACGGGCTTGGATCGCTTCTGGCGCAACGCCCGAACGCACACTCTGCACGATCCGGTGCGCTGGAAACTGCAGCACATCGGACGCAAGGTCCTGCGCGACGAGAACCCGCCCGTACACGGTGTCATCTGAGCGAATGAATCGCCGCTGAGACGATCGCGAGGTCGTTCACCCGGACCGCCGACGACGGTCGATTTGTCGGTGTGCACCGTTATGCTCACAGCATGTCAACGAGTCGCGTCAACACCCAGTTCGGGCCGTATCGCCTGGACGAGTTGCTGGGTCGGGGCGGGATGGGTGAGGTCTACCGGGCCTACGACACCACCAAGGACCGCGAGGTCGCGCTCAAACTGCTCAATCCCGGCCTCGCCGACGACGCCGTCTACCAGCAACGGTTCCGGCGCGAATCCCACGCGGCCGCGCGGCTCGGCGAACCCCACGTCATCCCGATCCACGACTGGGGAGAGATCGACGGTGTGCTGTTCATCGACATGCGACTCGTCGCGGGGGAGGATTTGCGCGCGCTGTTGCGGCGCGAGCATGCGCTCGCCCCGGCGCGGGCGGTCACCATCATCGAGCAGGTGGCCTCGGCGCTCGACGCCGCCCACGCCGACGGTCTGGTGCATCGCGACATCAAACCCGAGAACATCCTCGTCGCGCAGAACGACTTCGCCTATCTCGTGGACTTCGGTATCGCCCACGGTTCCGACGACACCCACCTCACGCAGGCCGGCACCGCCATCGGGTCGATCGCGTACATGGCGCCCGAATTGTTCGACGCCGTCCCGGTGAGCATTGCCAGCGACATCTACGCACTCACCTGTGTCCTTTTCGAAAGCCTCACCGGCCGCGTGCCGCATCCCGCCGACACGATCAGCTCGGCGATCAAGGCCGCGGTCATGTCCCCGCCTCCCGCACCGAGCAGTGTCAACGCAGAGGTGCCCCGGGCGATGGACGCGGTCATCAGCCGCGGCCTCGATCCCGAGCCGACGCGACGCTACGGCAGCGCCACCGAACTCGCCTCGGCGGCCCGCGCCGCACTGACCGGCGAGGCCGGTGACGGCACGACGACGATCGTCCCGACCGCCATGCCCGGACAACCCGGCCCGAACCTGAGCAAGGCTCCGCCAACCGTGCTCGGTGCTGCCGCGGCGAACGACGAGGCGATGCGCGCCACCCAGATCCGACCGTCGGGGCCCGTCGGGCCGATCGGTCCGGTCGGCGGTGGGAGCACACTCAATGTGTCGGGGCCCCAGAACTATTCGGGACCCCAGAACTACTCCGGACCCCAGAACTACTCCGGACCCCAGAACTACTCCGGACCCCAGAATCTGTCGGGGCCGCAACAGTTCTCGGGCCCGCAGGTGCCCGGCGGCATGCCCCCGGGGTACCCGCCGTACGGGCAACCCGGCTATACCGAACCGCGGCGGGACCGTTCGCTGGTCGTCGCGGTCACCGCCGTGATCGTGGTGGCCGTCCTCGGTCTGCTCGGCGTCGGCGCCTACTGGTTGTTCACGCGCAATTCGGGCGACGACTCGACGGCGCAGTCACCGACGACGACCACGATCACCGCGGCCCCGCCGATCACCAACCAGCCCACGGTGACCGCCGCGCCGTCGTTCCCGCCCAATGCGGTTCCCTGTGATGCGACGTCGGCGATCGGCTCGCAGGTGACCAGCTGTGCGTTCGCTCAGGCGGTGCGCGATGCGTACAACAATTCGGGTGCCTACGGTCAGTCACGCCCGGTGGTCGCCTACAGCCCGGTCACCGGGCAGGCCTACACGATGGCGTGTGCCCCACAGGGTTCGGCGGTGGTGTGTCAGGGTGGCAACAATGCCGTCGTCTATGTCCTGCCGTGATGTCGCGCCCGGGCGGATCGTGGCACAGCGTGCCGCACCGACCGGTGACCGGGAAACGCAGGTGAGGGGAGTGTCGATGGGGAAGCGACGTGGCCGAGCGGTGAGCGTGTGGGTCGCCGGCGTGGCGCTCGCCGTTGCCGGGGTGATGGTGATGACTGGCTGCGCGACCACGGAGTCGCCGGCACCGCGATCGACGGTCACCGTGTACGCCTCGCCCTCCTCGTCGACCTCGGCCGCGGCGTCGGCATCGTCGACGCAGCCCAGCGCCGGCGCGAATCCCGCTCTGGCCGCCGGATTCCGACGCGTCGCCGGCGGGACGGGACTGCGGGTGGGCATCGCGGTCGCCCCGGTCGGCCCGAATGCGACGGCGAGCCTGCTGCTCGGTGACCGTGATCCGGGCGTGGCGTGGTCGACGATCAAGGTGCCGCTCGCGGTGGCCGCCGAACGCGAGAACGGGACGTCCACGGCGGAGAGCAACGCCATCATCAACTCCGACAACCAAGCCGCCGAACAACTCTGGGCGTCGCTCGGCAGCAACACCGAGGCGTCGGCCAAGGTGACCGCTGTACTGCGCGAGGGCGGCAACCCGAACACCGTGGTGCCCTCGCAGCAGTTGCGCTCGGGCTTCACGATCTTCGGGCAGACCCGCTGGACGCTGCCGGATGCGGCGACCTTCGCCGGGCATCTTCCGTGCATGCCGGGCACCGGTCACGTGCTCTCGCTGATGGGACAGGTCGCCGGCAACCAGCAGTGGGGTGTGGAGATCATGCAGATCCCTAAGTCCACCGCCGTCAAAGGCGGATGGGGGCCGGGCGTCGACGGAGCCTACCTGGTGCGGCAGATCGGCGTCCTCACCTACCGCGACGGTCAGCAGAGCGCGGTGGCGATGAGTGCCGTCGGCGGGTCGATGTCGTCGGGGACCGCGGCGCTCAACGCGCTCGGCAATTGGCTGAACCAGAACACCGCCGCCTTGCCGCGCGGCCGGTGCCGCTGACCCCGACCGCTGACCCCACCACTGATCACCACGAGCTGACGCGCGTCGGCGGCTCGCCCCGATCGTCGGACGCCGCACATTTCCCGGTCACGGCCCGCACACGGTGCGGTCTCGGTTCATCGGCCGGGCAGGCGGCGCTGCCTGGTTGGCCGTTAGACTTCCTGATGTTACTGAAGTGACTCAGGAGGCGTGTGTGGCGTTGTGGAAGCGTTGGACGGTGGCGTGTGCGACAGCACTCGTGGTGGCAAGCGCAGGTCTCGCCGGTGCCGGCGTGGCAGGTGCGGCCCCCCTACCGTTTCCTGTCCCGGCGATGCCCGCGCTCCCGCCCCTCCCCGAACCGCTGCGCAGCTGGCTGGCCCCTCCGCAGGAGGCGCTGACCAAGTCGTTTGCGCCGTTCCAGAAGTCGCTTGCCAAGACCACCCCCGGTGCGATCGGCCTCGCTCTCGCTCCGGTCGGGTCGGATTCGGTGATCTCGTTGGGCACCTTCACCACAGGAAGAGCGTGGTCGACGCTGAAGGTGCCGGTGTCGCTGGCCGCCGAACGTCGGCTCGGCTCGGCGGTGGTCGACGACGAGACCAAGGCCATCACGGTGTCCGACAACGACGCGGCGGGGGACCTCTGGACGCAGCTCGGTCCCGGCGCGACACCGGTCGATGCGGTGACCGCGGTCCTGCGCGAGGGCCACGACCTCAACACCCATGTCAGCTCGCAGCTCGACTCGGCGACGTCCTATCCCGGCTACACCATGTGGGCGCTGGCCGATCAGGCGATCTTCGGGGCACACCTGCCCTGTATGCCCGGTACCGATCGCCTGCTGGCCCTGATGGGTGCGGTCGGGCCCAACCAGCGATGGGGCGTGGCCAACCTCGCCCGGACCAACCAGAAGGTGAGCGCCACGGCCGTGAAGGGCGGCTGGGGCCCGGGCACCGGGACGTCGTCGGCGTTCCTGGTGCGTCAACTGGGCATCATCACCGTCCCCGGTGGTCAGGTGGCGGTGTCGATGGCCGCCGTCCCGCGCAGCGGCAAGCTCTCCGATGGCACAACGATGCTCACCAAGATCGGTGACTGGATCGGACGCAATCTCTCCTCCGTCCCCACCGGACGGTGCTGACCGGGCTGATCTCGCGCTGAGGTCAGTCCGGCATCGAATGCCTGCCGGTGCGCGGTGGCGGTTCCGGTGCGCGCCGCGGTGGCGGTTGGTGGATTGGCGACTCCCGAATCGGGGTCTGTGGTGCCGGCGTCCCTTGTGCCGATGCCTGTTGTGCCGGTGCCTGTCGTGCCGGTGCCCGTCGCGCGGGCTCCGGGTGGGGGGATTCGACTCGCGACGACGCCGGTCGTGCCGGCGCCGTTCGTGATTCGGTGACCGGTGCGTCGGGGGCTTCGGCGCTGGGGCCATCGGCGGCGACACGCGCACCCGACGGTCGGGCCAGGGCCGCAGCGATGCCTGTGGTGAGCGGTACCGACAGCGCGATGGCGATACCGCCGACAAACGATCGCGCCAACTCGACGGCGACGGTGTCACTGGTCAGCAGCGAACCGAACGGCTGGCGGGCCACCGAGAACAACAGCAACAGCGGCAGAGCGCTACCGGCATAGGCGAACACCAGGGTGTAGACGGTGGACGCGATGTGATCGCGTCCCACCCGCATCGCCGCGCGGAAGGTGGCCAGGCGGCTCGGTTCCCCGGCCGCGGCGAGTTCGAACGCCGCCGACGCCTGCGTGATCGTCACGTCGTTGAGCACGCCGAGCGTGCCGATGATGAACCCGGCGAGCAGTAGACCGCTGACCGAGATCCCTCCCTGGTAGACCTGCAGATTCGTCGTCTGATCGCTGGAGAGTCCGGTGAGGTTCATGGTGGTGATCGACGCCCAGCTCAGCACTGCGGCCAGCAGCAACGACATCAGCGTTCCGAGCAGGGCCGAACTGGTTCGCATGCTGATGCCGTGCGCGAGATAGAGCACCACGAACAGGATGGCGGCCGAACTGACCACCGCGACCGCCACCGGCGATTCGCCGTCGAGGATGGCGGGCAGCGTGAAGGCACCGAGCACGACGAAGGCGAAGACGAGTCCGATCAACGACCGCAGCCCGCGCCATGCGGCGACGAGGATGATCGCGCCTGCGAACAGGATCGCCCACACGATCGTCGAGGTGATCCGACCGAAGTCGAAGAACGTGTAGCGCAGTTGGCCGTCGGGGCCGGGGGTGGTGCTCATCCGGATCGCGTCGCCGATGTGCAGGGTGGGCTGGCCGGGCTGCGGGTCGTCGGGCGCGCCGAGGGTTTGCGCGGACGAGTCGGGCCCACTGCCGGATTGCGCCCGATTGGTGGGTACCTCCAGCAGCGTGTACTTCCCGGAATCGGAGCCCGAGGTGATCGACACGACGCTCTCGATGCACGGGCCGGTGCCCGCGCCGGAGATCGGGATGTCGGCGGTGTCGGCGATCGTCCCGACCATCTGGTTCAGGCAATCACCTCGGGTCTGGCTGACGATCTTTCCGTCGACGGCGTGGATCGCGCCGCCGTCGGCGCTCCGGAACTGTGCGGGGATCGGATGCTCACCCCCCGAGGGCCACAGCAGCACGATTCCGGCGATCATCGCCAGCCCGAACACACTCAGCGCACCGATGACGATGCGTCGTGCCATCGGCGTCAGGTCGGCGGCGATGTCGTTGAGGGAATGGGAGTGACTGTGGCCGTGCCCGTTTCGCGGTGCCCGTCGCCTTCGGGCGGCTTTGTCCGGACTGTCGGGCGTCGCGCCGCGCTCGCTGCTCACCACGCCACCCTATGACGCCGGCACCGCGTGATGGGTGATAGGCGTCGCCGACGACGCGCGGGCCGGGCGACGACTATCGGGTCGGCACCCTCCCACGCGCGGCCGCGCGCACCGAGTCGTCAATGGTCGAGTTCGCGCCGCCGACACGGAACGACGCGCCCCGATGGTTGTCGGGGAGCAGGTCGCCACGTCCGAACAGCTTGTGACGCAACGTACCCGGCGTGTACTGGCGACGGTAGACCCCGCGGCGCTCCAACGCCGGGATGACGTGGGTGACGATGTCGGCGAAGGACCCGGGTGTGACGGCGTAGGCCACGTTGAAGCCGTCGACGTCGGTGTCGTCGACCCAGCCCTGCAGGGCCTCGGCGATCTCATCACCCGACCCGATGAGCACCGGTCCCATCCCGCCGATGCCGCCCCATGCGGCGATGTCGCGGACCGCCCACTCGTGGCCCGATTCGTCCGCCTGGGAGAAGGCGGCGACAGCGGACTGGATGGCGTTGCTGTGCACGTTGCCGATGGGTTCGTCGAGATCGTAGGAGGACAGGTCCAGGCCCATCCATCCCGACATGAACACCAGCGACCCCTCGTCGCTGGCGTAACGCCGATACTCGGCGGCCTTCTCGCGGGCGGCCTCCGGCGTCGAGTCGGTGATGATGGTCAACAGCGTGTAGATGCGGGCATCGTACGGGTCGCGGCCGGCGGCGACGAGTTCCTCCCGGATCTTCGACACCACTTCGCGTAGAACGTTTTTGGTGGGTGCGGCGACGAAGATGGCCTCGGCGTTGGCCGCGGCGAACCGACGGCCGCGCACCGACGCGCCGGCCTGGTAGATCACCGGACTGCGTTGTGGGGACGGCTCGGACAGATGGATGCCGGGCACCGTGAAGTGCTCGCCGCGGTGGCCGATGTGATGGACCTTGTCGGGGTCGGCGAACACGCCCGCGGCCCGGTCGCGGCGTACCGCGTCGGATTCCCAGGAGCCCTCCCACAGTTTGTAGAGGACGGTCAGGTACTCGTCGGCGTGGTCGTAGCGGCTGTCGTGCTCGAGTTGATCGGCGGCGCCCATGTTGCGGGCCGCCGACGGCAGGTAGCCGGTGACCACATTCCAGCCGAGCCGACCGCGCGTCAGATGGTCCAGCGTCGACAGCCTCCGGGCAAACGGGTAGGGATGCTCGAATCCCGTGCCGGTGGTGATCCCGAATCCGAGGTGTTCGGTCGCATACGCCATCGCCGACACCAACAACAGTGGGTCGTTGACGGGGATCTGCGCGCCCTGTCGGATCGCGGCCTCGTCGGTGCCGCCGTAGACGTCATAGGTGCCGAGGACATCGGCGATGAACAACCCGTCGAATCCGCCGCTCTCCAACAGGATCGCCAGGTCGACCCAATAGTCGAGAGTGTTGTACTCCCACGAGCGGTCATCGGGGTGGCGCCACAGCCCGGGGGATTGGTGCGCAACACAATTCATGTCGAAGGCGTTGAACCGGATCGGACGCCGGTGCAGGGACGAGGCAGAGTCGGACACCCCGCCCATGGTGGGCAAGGCGAGCACCGGTGACCAGGTTTGGGATCGGCGCGAGGCAAAAGTTTGCGTGAGCGTCGACAAGGGTTTCTGCCGTACATGCATGCGCGGAGTGCAATACCGGAGTAGGTGTGGAGGCATGAGAGCCACCGAAGTACTCGCCGACGGATTCGGACGCGTCAAGGAGAACGTGCACGCCGTGCTCGACGGGATCGAAGAGGTACGCCTGTCCTGGCAGCCCGCGCCCGGCGCGAACACGATCGCCTGGCTGGTGTGGCATCTCGCGCGCGT
Encoded proteins:
- a CDS encoding serine/threonine-protein kinase, with amino-acid sequence MSTSRVNTQFGPYRLDELLGRGGMGEVYRAYDTTKDREVALKLLNPGLADDAVYQQRFRRESHAAARLGEPHVIPIHDWGEIDGVLFIDMRLVAGEDLRALLRREHALAPARAVTIIEQVASALDAAHADGLVHRDIKPENILVAQNDFAYLVDFGIAHGSDDTHLTQAGTAIGSIAYMAPELFDAVPVSIASDIYALTCVLFESLTGRVPHPADTISSAIKAAVMSPPPAPSSVNAEVPRAMDAVISRGLDPEPTRRYGSATELASAARAALTGEAGDGTTTIVPTAMPGQPGPNLSKAPPTVLGAAAANDEAMRATQIRPSGPVGPIGPVGGGSTLNVSGPQNYSGPQNYSGPQNYSGPQNYSGPQNLSGPQQFSGPQVPGGMPPGYPPYGQPGYTEPRRDRSLVVAVTAVIVVAVLGLLGVGAYWLFTRNSGDDSTAQSPTTTTITAAPPITNQPTVTAAPSFPPNAVPCDATSAIGSQVTSCAFAQAVRDAYNNSGAYGQSRPVVAYSPVTGQAYTMACAPQGSAVVCQGGNNAVVYVLP
- a CDS encoding SfnB family sulfur acquisition oxidoreductase, whose amino-acid sequence is MSITTSAVRADRGAARLDSAARARAAAHALADRFASGAAERDAQRRLPHDEIDELSASGLLAITVPARFGGPDLAPSVVADVTRILAAADPNIAQIPHSHFVYLNLLRLAASEELARKHFDAVLRGGRVANAQSERGGKTIADISTTLVADGPGRFRLDGEKFYATGSLFADTLAVLARHDADEHLDGGEYVAFIPADAPGVELVDDWDALGQKTTGSGTVRLRGVAVDAADLVARAPAVSRPTGYGAFAQLLHVAIDVGIARGALDTAVEFARTSARPWFEAGVERAVDDPLLVQRFGELGVDLITAEATLDAAGRAVDRATGFTPSDAATADGDDAHLGAVADASIAVAAAKVVADRVATGIGSALFEVGGTRSAAAGTGLDRFWRNARTHTLHDPVRWKLQHIGRKVLRDENPPVHGVI
- a CDS encoding LLM class flavin-dependent oxidoreductase, producing the protein MGGVSDSASSLHRRPIRFNAFDMNCVAHQSPGLWRHPDDRSWEYNTLDYWVDLAILLESGGFDGLFIADVLGTYDVYGGTDEAAIRQGAQIPVNDPLLLVSAMAYATEHLGFGITTGTGFEHPYPFARRLSTLDHLTRGRLGWNVVTGYLPSAARNMGAADQLEHDSRYDHADEYLTVLYKLWEGSWESDAVRRDRAAGVFADPDKVHHIGHRGEHFTVPGIHLSEPSPQRSPVIYQAGASVRGRRFAAANAEAIFVAAPTKNVLREVVSKIREELVAAGRDPYDARIYTLLTIITDSTPEAAREKAAEYRRYASDEGSLVFMSGWMGLDLSSYDLDEPIGNVHSNAIQSAVAAFSQADESGHEWAVRDIAAWGGIGGMGPVLIGSGDEIAEALQGWVDDTDVDGFNVAYAVTPGSFADIVTHVIPALERRGVYRRQYTPGTLRHKLFGRGDLLPDNHRGASFRVGGANSTIDDSVRAAARGRVPTR
- a CDS encoding YibE/F family protein → MVSSERGATPDSPDKAARRRRAPRNGHGHSHSHSLNDIAADLTPMARRIVIGALSVFGLAMIAGIVLLWPSGGEHPIPAQFRSADGGAIHAVDGKIVSQTRGDCLNQMVGTIADTADIPISGAGTGPCIESVVSITSGSDSGKYTLLEVPTNRAQSGSGPDSSAQTLGAPDDPQPGQPTLHIGDAIRMSTTPGPDGQLRYTFFDFGRITSTIVWAILFAGAIILVAAWRGLRSLIGLVFAFVVLGAFTLPAILDGESPVAVAVVSSAAILFVVLYLAHGISMRTSSALLGTLMSLLLAAVLSWASITTMNLTGLSSDQTTNLQVYQGGISVSGLLLAGFIIGTLGVLNDVTITQASAAFELAAAGEPSRLATFRAAMRVGRDHIASTVYTLVFAYAGSALPLLLLFSVARQPFGSLLTSDTVAVELARSFVGGIAIALSVPLTTGIAAALARPSGARVAADGPSAEAPDAPVTESRTAPARPASSRVESPHPEPARRAPARQAPAQQASAQGTPAPQTPIRESPIHQPPPRRAPEPPPRTGRHSMPD